The genomic DNA TGGCCTACGAGGCCATCGGCGACCGACTCACGCCGGTGTACGTCGATACCGGCCTGATGCGAAAAGGCGAGACCGACCAGATCCGCGAGACGTTCGACTACATGGAGTCGCTCCGGGTCGTCGACGCGAAGGATCGCTTCCTCGAGGCCCTGTCGGGCGTCACCGACCCCGAGGAGAAGCGATCGGTCATCGGCGAGCAGTTCATCCGGGAGTTCGAGCGCGAAGCGAAAGACGCGGATGCGGACTACCTCGTCCAGGGGACGATCTACCCCGACCGCATCGAGAGCGAGGGTGGGATCAAGTCCCACCACAACGTCGGCGGACTCCCCGACGTCGTCGACTTCGACGGCATCGTCGAACCCGTCCGCGACCTCTACAAGGACGAGGTCCGCGAAGTCGCGCGTCACCTGGGCCTCGACGAGCTCGTCGCCGAACGGATGCCGTTCCCCGGTCCGGGTCTCGCCGTCCGCGTGATCGGCGAGGTCACCGAGGAGAAACTCGAGGTCGCGCGCCACGCCTGTCACGTCGTCGAGGAGGAACTCGAGGAGTACGAGCCGTGGCAAGCGCTCGCGGCCGTCATCGGCAAGGCGACGGGCGTCAAGGGCGACAACCGGGTCCACGGCTGGGTCGTCTCCGTGCGGTCCGTCGACTCCCGTGACGGGATGACCGCTCGCGCCCAGGAGATCGACTGGGACACGCTCCAGCGCATTCAGTCCCGAATCACCGGGTCCCACGAGAACGTCGCCCGCGTCGTGTACGACGTGACCCACAAACCGCCCGCGACCATCGAGTACGAATGAGCACCGGGACGACCGCAGTCGTCGCCGGCCCCGACGAGGACGGCATCGGCGCGGCGCTCGAGACCGAAGGCGTCGACGTGACCCGACTCACCGGCGTTATCTCCCGTCCGCAACTCGAGGAGGCGGGCATCGTCGTTGCCGACCTGTACGTCCTGACCGACGTCGGACAGGCGACGACGATCCCGATCGTGTGTGACCTGAACGACGACGTGCGAACCGTCGTCTACGCGCGACGGACCGTCCCCGAGTTCGTCAAGGGACAGCTCGACATCGCGATCGACCCGCAGCTGATGGACGCGAGCGTCGTCGCCGACGAGCTCGTCGACTGACGCCGACGGCCCCCGACCGGTCCCCGACGACTCCGGAAACGACGATCGAGCGACCGTTTTGTCCGTTGCGTACTGTAGGGAATGCCGAATCGCTATTGTAGCAGTGTAAACTGTCTCGATCCCGAATTCGGGCGAATAAATTCGCATTGAATTCGGCGGAATTCGGCGTAAGATCCCTATACCATCACCCCCGTTCAAGTGAGATCGGCCAGTAGGATGCGACGGAGGTCGACGGGCAGACCCCACCGAAGGCACCCACCACCTGCTCCCGCGACTTCCAGCAACCCCACCACAGCACCCTTCCCCCACCACTGCCAACCGATCCTTGCCGACGCGGGCCCACCCCCACCCCGGCTCGCGTGGCACCCTGCGATTCTGGCATTCGGTGCGCGGCGGTCTCCGCCGCGCTCCGGGGATGGACCCCCCTTTCCGTGCACCGATCGACACCGATCGGGCGACCGTCCGTCGAACGGAACTCCCGAGAACACAGCCCGCTCAGCTATCGGTCTCTCGGTCTCGAAGCCGCTTCAGAACGGGAATTTCCTCGAGTCGCTCGTCGTCGAGCAGGTCCCAGTCGATCCCGGCTGGCTGGTCGCTCTCGTCGAGTCGAATCGTCCGGTCCGGCGTGACCACGAGCGTCATCGAGACGTCGTGGGCTCCGGTCGCGACGGGGTCGTCGATCAACTGCCGTTCGTGGACCGTCGTCGCGACCGGCGTCCCGTCGTCGACCAGTCCGAGGTCCCGGAGCACGGCGTACTCGAGGTCGCTGTAGCCCTCGCCTTTGCCGATCCGACCGCCGCGCTCGGTGACCGCGACGCTCCCGGAGACGATCAGATCGACGCGGTCGACCGCGTCCGGGCCGACCTGCTCGCCGTGTTTCGACGACCCCGAGACGGTCGTCGCCGCGTCGTAGTCCTCGAGATCGGCGGGATCGAGTTTCAGGAAACACCGCTCGTCGCGAAGCCGCGGGACCGCCATGTAGACCGTCTTCCCCTCGCGCAGCGCGCGCCGCCGAACGGGCAGCTGCGGGGCGTCCGGATTCGTTTTGATCGTCGTCGCCGCCTCCCACTCGGGTTGCTCGGCCAGCCGATCGGCGGCTTCGCTCGCGCCCGCGAAGTTCGGGATCCGACCGTGGGGCGGGAAGGGGAACCGCGCTTGGCCGCTCTCTTCCAGGTCGTCCCAGACGCGTTCGCGGATCGATTCCTTGTCGAGACCGTCGGACACGGCACCGTCGCCGTCGGCGGTCACGTCACGCACCCCCGTCGGCTCCGTCGCCTTCAGCCTCGCCGTCGTCGGCGTCCGACTCGGCCACCCCTGCGCGCTCGACGATCGCGAGCGCTTCCGGGACGACGATCTCCTCGAGCGCGAGCCGAACGGCATCGGCATCTCCCGGCAGGGAGAACACCACCGAGCCCTCGGCGATGCCGGCGATCGTCCGCGCGGTGATGGCTTCCGTGCCGATCCGTTCGTAGGCCAGCACGGTGAACAGTTCGCTGAAGGTGGCCAGCTCTTTCTCCAGCAGCGGTTCGACCGCCTCGATCGTGACGTCGGTCGGTTCGACGCCCGTCGCGCCGGCGGTGATCACGACGTCGACGTCGTCGCGGTCGATCAGTCGCGAGACGATCGACTGCACTCTGTCGTGATCCGCACCGACGTGTTCGCGTACCGTAACCTCGTTGCCGCTGTCCTCGAGCGCCGTGACGATCGCCTCTCCGGAGTCGTCGCTCTCGAGCGACCGGTTCGACGCGATCGTGACGACGCCGGTACAGAGCGTTCCGTCGCCGGGTTCGGCGTCGGCCGTCTCCGTGTCGGTCATACGTCGTCTTCGAAAGCCGGCCGGTAAAAACTACGTACACGCGCTATGCACTGGGATCCGGTCCCATGCCGAGATCCGAATCGGTGTCGCGGCTCTGGCCCGATTCGGGATCGTGCGCCGGTTCCAGGTCCGACTCCGACGACGCGCCGGTATCGAGGCCGTCGATGAGCGACTCGAGCGTCTCGATGTGATCTTCGAACAGTTCCTCGCCGTGTTCGGTGAGTCGATACGTCGTCCGGGGCGTTCCGTCGACGAACGCCTTGTCGACGGCGACGCAGTCCGCGTCTTTCATGCGGTCGATGTGGCTGGCGAGGTTCCCTTCGGTGACCTCGAGCGTCGACGTGAGTTCGGTAAACCCCGTCTCGCCGTTGGCGTAAAGGTGCGCGAAGATGCGGAGTCGCGTGGGCTGGTGGACGAGTTTATCGAATTCCATCTTCGTAGCGTGAGAGGACGGTGTAGGTTCCAACGTGGTGCAGTGCGATTCCGGCTCCGAGGGCGGCGTACTCCCATCCCCTGAGGAAGGGGACGTGGGGGATCACCGCTGCGAGAGCCATGATCCACGCGCCGCCGACGACGAAGGCG from Natrinema salaciae includes the following:
- the guaA gene encoding glutamine-hydrolyzing GMP synthase, translating into MVATDTFVPDAVAEIDEEIGDANAVIALSGGVDSSVAAALAYEAIGDRLTPVYVDTGLMRKGETDQIRETFDYMESLRVVDAKDRFLEALSGVTDPEEKRSVIGEQFIREFEREAKDADADYLVQGTIYPDRIESEGGIKSHHNVGGLPDVVDFDGIVEPVRDLYKDEVREVARHLGLDELVAERMPFPGPGLAVRVIGEVTEEKLEVARHACHVVEEELEEYEPWQALAAVIGKATGVKGDNRVHGWVVSVRSVDSRDGMTARAQEIDWDTLQRIQSRITGSHENVARVVYDVTHKPPATIEYE
- a CDS encoding DUF7126 family protein, whose protein sequence is MSTGTTAVVAGPDEDGIGAALETEGVDVTRLTGVISRPQLEEAGIVVADLYVLTDVGQATTIPIVCDLNDDVRTVVYARRTVPEFVKGQLDIAIDPQLMDASVVADELVD
- a CDS encoding 5-formyltetrahydrofolate cyclo-ligase, whose translation is MRDVTADGDGAVSDGLDKESIRERVWDDLEESGQARFPFPPHGRIPNFAGASEAADRLAEQPEWEAATTIKTNPDAPQLPVRRRALREGKTVYMAVPRLRDERCFLKLDPADLEDYDAATTVSGSSKHGEQVGPDAVDRVDLIVSGSVAVTERGGRIGKGEGYSDLEYAVLRDLGLVDDGTPVATTVHERQLIDDPVATGAHDVSMTLVVTPDRTIRLDESDQPAGIDWDLLDDERLEEIPVLKRLRDRETDS
- a CDS encoding MogA/MoaB family molybdenum cofactor biosynthesis protein, which codes for MTDTETADAEPGDGTLCTGVVTIASNRSLESDDSGEAIVTALEDSGNEVTVREHVGADHDRVQSIVSRLIDRDDVDVVITAGATGVEPTDVTIEAVEPLLEKELATFSELFTVLAYERIGTEAITARTIAGIAEGSVVFSLPGDADAVRLALEEIVVPEALAIVERAGVAESDADDGEAEGDGADGGA